CATTGTCATCGGCATTGGTAAGTCAGGCCATATAGGAAACAAAATTGCTGCCACGCTTGCAAGTACAGGTAGCCCTGCTTTCTTCATCCACGCAGCCGAAGCCAACCACGGAGATCTTGGCATGATTAACGCTAAAGATGTGGTTTTAGCACTCTCCTATTCGGGAGAAACGGATGAGCTGATCAGTATATTACCCACCTTAAAATTATTAAAAATTCCTTTTATTCTCTTAACAGGGAATCCTGACTCTACCTTAGCACAACAAGCCACCGTTTCTCTTGATATAGGCATTAAAAAAGAAGCTTGTCCTCTGGGTTTAGCACCTACTGCAAGCAGTACTACTATGTTGGTCATGGGTGATGCGTTGGCAATCTCATTGCTGAATGCGCGCGGATTTACCCACGAGGATTTCGCTAAGGTTCATCCTAAAGGTCGATTAGGACGGCGCTTGCTGTTAAAAGTCGCCGATATTATGCAATCAGGTGCTGCAATTCCTCAAGTAAAGTCAGGCACTCCCGTCATTGATGCCTTATTAGAAATATCACAAAAACGCCTTGGCATGACGACCGTCACTAAAAACGGACGGCTTTTAGGTGTTTTTACGGATGGCGATCTAAGACGTACCATCGATCAAGATTTAGATTTACACACCACCTTGATTGATAAAGTCATGAGCTCTGATTGTAAAACGATAAGCGCCA
This is a stretch of genomic DNA from Candidatus Rickettsiella viridis. It encodes these proteins:
- a CDS encoding KpsF/GutQ family sugar-phosphate isomerase, coding for MNDKKFSESALELIKIEGAAVNSLTKRVDAHFEKACELLFDCQGHIIVIGIGKSGHIGNKIAATLASTGSPAFFIHAAEANHGDLGMINAKDVVLALSYSGETDELISILPTLKLLKIPFILLTGNPDSTLAQQATVSLDIGIKKEACPLGLAPTASSTTMLVMGDALAISLLNARGFTHEDFAKVHPKGRLGRRLLLKVADIMQSGAAIPQVKSGTPVIDALLEISQKRLGMTTVTKNGRLLGVFTDGDLRRTIDQDLDLHTTLIDKVMSSDCKTISANQLATEALRLMENNKITTLVIVDDKKKPLGVIHIHDILATGIK